One genomic segment of Occultella kanbiaonis includes these proteins:
- a CDS encoding ABC transporter permease, which translates to MNSTKRAARLRRSAPLLALAAPGVLLLLAFQYYPLVGNVIAFKDYLPFVGVWESPWVGLENFELIARGDHRFVNALTNTLIITLVQVLLVFPVPIALALALNSMVSERIKRIVQSVLYLPHFLSWVIVVAVFQQFLGGAGMINNFLRANDLDTFSLIGNADLFIPLVTSQLIWKDAGWATILFLAVLSQIDTTLYEASTMDGAGRFRQMWHITLPALKGIVILLLILRLGDALSVGFEQIILQQPAVGIEASEVLDTYVYNVGIVDGSWSEATAVGLVKGIVSVLLVLGANKLAHLFGEDGLYRS; encoded by the coding sequence GTGAATTCCACCAAACGGGCGGCCCGGCTGCGGCGCAGCGCCCCCTTGCTGGCGCTGGCGGCACCGGGTGTGCTGCTCCTGCTCGCCTTCCAGTACTACCCCCTCGTCGGCAACGTCATCGCCTTCAAGGACTATCTGCCGTTCGTCGGGGTCTGGGAGAGCCCGTGGGTCGGGCTCGAGAACTTCGAGCTGATCGCACGCGGTGACCACCGCTTCGTCAACGCACTCACCAACACCCTGATCATCACCCTTGTGCAGGTGCTGCTGGTCTTCCCGGTGCCGATCGCGCTCGCCCTGGCCCTGAACTCCATGGTCTCGGAGCGGATCAAACGGATCGTCCAGTCGGTGCTGTACCTGCCCCACTTCCTGTCCTGGGTGATCGTCGTGGCGGTCTTCCAGCAGTTCCTCGGAGGTGCCGGGATGATCAACAACTTCCTCCGGGCCAACGACCTGGACACGTTCTCCCTGATCGGCAACGCCGACCTCTTCATCCCGCTGGTGACCAGCCAGCTGATCTGGAAGGACGCCGGCTGGGCGACGATCCTGTTCCTGGCGGTGCTGTCCCAGATCGACACGACCCTGTACGAGGCGAGCACGATGGATGGCGCCGGACGGTTCCGGCAGATGTGGCACATCACCTTGCCGGCGCTCAAGGGGATCGTGATCCTGCTCCTGATCCTGCGGCTCGGAGACGCGCTCAGCGTGGGCTTCGAGCAGATCATCCTCCAGCAGCCGGCCGTCGGTATCGAGGCGTCCGAGGTGCTGGATACCTACGTCTACAACGTCGGCATCGTGGACGGCAGCTGGAGCGAGGCGACGGCGGTCGGCCTGGTCAAGGGCATCGTCTCCGTCCTGCTGGTGCTGGGTGCGAACAAGTTGGCGCACCTCTTCGGGGAGGACGGGTTGTACCGGTCATGA
- a CDS encoding LacI family DNA-binding transcriptional regulator, which translates to MADVAEAAGVSRATVSRVLTRDPAVVEATAAAVREVIERLGYRPNRAAQALMGASRTLGVIFGEPPGRASALLLRGINEVATSAGYTLAVAIATDSDGEELRRGLNTMVEQSAAAVMVLPSTSLNAEVLAAADVPFPIISTTDLGPGSPCSVAALDELGAVDVVMEHLLEIGRSRILHIGARPETLVSRFRWDGWKARVDDADFFEMAEEWTARAGYEALHRAVARGARPDAVFAATDEMALGAMHAAAELGLRVPEDLAVAGFGGLPITEFFGPGLTSVATALHERGALAVEECVRRLAEPDGPPSYRLIAGELVVRRSTVAARSSDQVSAGRGDVHGVVGGVL; encoded by the coding sequence ATGGCAGACGTCGCCGAGGCCGCCGGCGTCTCTCGGGCCACGGTGTCCAGGGTGCTCACCCGCGATCCCGCCGTGGTCGAGGCCACCGCCGCAGCCGTCCGGGAGGTCATCGAGCGACTCGGTTACCGCCCGAACCGGGCGGCCCAGGCGCTCATGGGCGCGAGCCGGACCCTCGGTGTCATCTTCGGCGAACCACCGGGCCGGGCGAGCGCGTTGCTGCTGCGCGGCATCAACGAGGTCGCGACATCGGCGGGGTATACCCTCGCGGTCGCGATCGCCACGGACTCGGACGGCGAGGAGTTGCGCCGCGGCCTCAACACGATGGTCGAGCAGTCGGCGGCCGCGGTCATGGTGCTGCCGTCGACCAGTCTGAACGCGGAGGTCCTGGCGGCGGCGGACGTGCCGTTCCCGATCATCAGCACCACCGATCTGGGTCCCGGCTCGCCGTGCTCGGTCGCGGCGCTGGACGAGCTGGGTGCGGTCGACGTCGTGATGGAGCATCTGCTCGAGATCGGCAGGAGCCGGATCCTGCACATCGGAGCTCGCCCCGAGACGCTGGTGTCACGGTTCCGGTGGGACGGCTGGAAGGCGCGCGTCGACGACGCCGACTTCTTCGAGATGGCCGAGGAGTGGACTGCTCGGGCAGGTTACGAGGCCCTGCACCGGGCGGTGGCGCGCGGTGCTCGCCCGGACGCAGTCTTCGCTGCCACTGACGAGATGGCACTCGGTGCCATGCACGCGGCGGCCGAACTCGGACTGCGGGTCCCGGAGGACCTGGCGGTCGCCGGATTCGGAGGGCTCCCGATCACCGAGTTCTTCGGCCCCGGGCTGACAAGCGTGGCAACCGCCCTTCACGAGCGAGGGGCACTGGCCGTCGAGGAGTGCGTGCGGCGGCTCGCGGAGCCGGACGGTCCACCGTCCTACCGGCTGATCGCGGGTGAACTCGTGGTGCGCCGATCCACCGTTGCGGCACGCAGTTCGGACCAGGTGAGTGCCGGCCGAGGTGACGTGCACGGGGTCGTCGGCGGCGTGCTCTAG
- a CDS encoding glycoside hydrolase family 43 protein, whose product MSARGTVAITNPVHGRNFPDPFVLEVDGRWYGYATEGEVGTLPILRSNDLVTWDVVGEGMPRLAPWSVAGRHWAPEIAAFGTDRYVAYYTAMERVTRNQCIGTAVAASPEGPFEDVAEVPFIGQHDEGGSIDASPFTDVDGTRYLLWKNDGNHIGVDSWVYLQQLSPDGLELVGEPHRLLTHDQAWEGHLVEGPFLWIQDGRYVLFYSANDYASADYGVGYAVADDLLGPYTKPSDEPLMRSTDDAAGPGHGMVVETGGRTWYVHHAWPPDAVGAKVPGRTMWLTELRWTRGVPVLDGPRARVEIASEHA is encoded by the coding sequence GTGAGCGCCCGCGGCACCGTGGCCATCACGAACCCCGTCCACGGCCGGAACTTTCCCGACCCGTTCGTGCTGGAGGTGGACGGTCGGTGGTACGGATACGCCACCGAGGGCGAGGTCGGGACCCTTCCGATCCTGCGCTCGAACGACCTCGTCACCTGGGACGTGGTCGGCGAGGGCATGCCGAGACTGGCCCCGTGGTCGGTCGCCGGACGCCACTGGGCTCCCGAGATCGCGGCCTTCGGCACCGACCGCTACGTCGCCTACTACACCGCGATGGAGCGGGTGACCCGGAACCAGTGCATCGGGACCGCAGTCGCCGCCTCACCCGAGGGGCCGTTCGAGGACGTCGCCGAGGTGCCGTTCATCGGTCAGCACGACGAGGGCGGATCGATCGACGCGAGCCCTTTCACCGACGTCGACGGCACCCGGTACCTGCTCTGGAAGAACGACGGCAACCACATCGGTGTCGACAGCTGGGTGTACCTCCAGCAGTTGAGCCCCGACGGGCTCGAGCTCGTGGGGGAGCCGCACAGGCTTCTCACCCATGACCAGGCCTGGGAGGGCCACCTCGTCGAGGGTCCCTTCCTGTGGATCCAGGACGGCCGGTACGTCCTCTTCTACTCGGCGAACGACTACGCGTCAGCCGACTACGGCGTGGGCTACGCCGTCGCCGACGACCTGCTGGGGCCATACACGAAACCGTCCGATGAGCCCCTCATGCGCAGTACGGACGATGCCGCCGGGCCCGGGCACGGGATGGTCGTCGAAACCGGTGGACGCACCTGGTACGTCCACCACGCGTGGCCGCCGGACGCCGTCGGCGCCAAGGTTCCGGGGCGCACGATGTGGCTCACCGAGCTGAGGTGGACCCGCGGCGTTCCGGTGCTGGACGGCCCCCGGGCGCGGGTGGAGATCGCCTCCGAGCACGCGTGA
- a CDS encoding PadR family transcriptional regulator, whose protein sequence is MGGDEIDEIEAGHRQELRRGTVGLACLLRLRTPDYGYALLESLGADGIDVDANTLYPLLRRLEKQGLVTSEWSTGEARPRKFYRTSPEGDRLARVLTDDWHRLDAALRGLIQRGES, encoded by the coding sequence ATGGGCGGGGACGAGATCGACGAGATCGAAGCGGGCCATCGGCAGGAGCTGCGCCGGGGAACCGTCGGCCTCGCGTGCCTGCTCCGGCTGCGCACTCCCGACTACGGCTACGCGCTGCTCGAGTCGCTGGGTGCGGACGGCATCGACGTGGACGCGAACACGCTCTATCCGTTGCTTCGACGGCTCGAGAAGCAGGGCCTGGTCACGAGTGAGTGGAGCACGGGGGAGGCGCGGCCCCGCAAGTTCTATCGCACCTCGCCCGAAGGGGACCGGCTCGCCCGGGTCCTCACCGACGACTGGCATCGACTGGACGCCGCTCTGCGCGGCCTGATCCAAAGAGGGGAATCATGA
- a CDS encoding family 43 glycosylhydrolase has product MRPSLRAVLAAAASLCLLGSGLQAATADPAASSSGPPAATVTNPISDEFSDTYADPAIIRGKDGYWYMYATSDPLTEAPSPFGLMHIARSHDFSSWEYLGTVFEDDTRPDWATSGSFLWAPDIRYVAGQYVLYYTVTDTVADPGGSNYAIGAATAPTPAGPWTDSGAAVVAPRPDGGGGYFNTIDPALFVDDDGVRYLYFGGYHGGLWVTELDESGLTAVGAATRVARPDRYEGSFVVKRDGYYYLTASSANCCAGPVTGYSVYAGRSTSPLGPFVDHEGVSLLDSRVGGTQVLAQNGNSIIGVGHHAIFTDTSGQDWILYHGIERDDAWLDAPGGVNERPTFVDRLDWIDGWPVASAGAGPTEGSLTGPVTGSALGIDLGDPAANQALRATSGTWDAAVEELNDAGGVGVLEPAGEPASVVSNRPTPRDVRVEADVRFLDDAQTFAVGLAQAGRNAIAVTVDRTTGELRAEVTQGARTTVESAPLTDLFTPDAFTSLTVEARDGVLRAILSESRLGDVLAEVELELPRGAQKQRPVELVATGGAVQVDNLSVVAAHIPVTERVAEPEPGSVLFAEEFEGDLQPGWEWARPASGTTVTANELQWPLESVDIVGEGNTGALLLRDAPEGEWIMQTRVTLDLGVDTIRNYQQAGLIVHNSDDDFLRLGTVAIWSSRQAEFGKELVQDGRFNWGAHLGGPVAPTMWLQLHHTVDPATGDLLYRSATSRDGQTWRWGATWTLPAGSDPRIGLYAGGGAAPPAVATFDYVRVFDVR; this is encoded by the coding sequence ATGCGTCCCTCCCTCCGTGCGGTCCTTGCCGCTGCCGCCAGCCTGTGCCTGCTCGGCTCCGGGCTACAGGCTGCGACGGCCGATCCGGCCGCGTCGTCGTCAGGTCCGCCGGCGGCGACCGTGACGAACCCGATCTCGGACGAGTTCTCCGACACCTACGCCGATCCCGCGATCATCCGCGGCAAGGACGGCTACTGGTACATGTACGCGACGAGCGACCCTCTCACCGAGGCGCCGAGCCCGTTCGGTCTGATGCACATCGCGCGCAGCCATGACTTCTCCAGCTGGGAGTACCTGGGCACGGTGTTCGAGGACGACACCCGGCCGGACTGGGCGACGTCGGGATCCTTCCTCTGGGCACCGGACATCCGGTACGTGGCCGGACAGTACGTCCTCTACTACACGGTGACGGACACGGTGGCGGACCCCGGAGGGTCGAACTATGCGATCGGTGCGGCCACGGCGCCCACCCCGGCCGGGCCCTGGACCGACTCCGGCGCCGCCGTCGTCGCGCCCCGGCCCGACGGTGGTGGCGGCTACTTCAACACCATCGACCCCGCGCTGTTCGTCGACGACGACGGCGTCCGGTACCTGTACTTCGGCGGGTACCACGGCGGACTGTGGGTCACCGAGCTCGACGAGAGCGGCCTGACGGCGGTCGGTGCGGCCACCAGGGTGGCCCGGCCCGACCGGTACGAGGGCTCGTTCGTGGTGAAGCGCGACGGCTACTACTACCTCACCGCGTCGTCCGCGAACTGCTGCGCCGGCCCGGTGACCGGGTACAGCGTGTATGCGGGCCGATCCACCTCCCCGCTCGGCCCGTTCGTCGACCACGAGGGCGTCTCGCTGCTGGACTCCCGGGTGGGCGGCACGCAGGTCCTCGCCCAGAACGGCAACTCCATCATCGGTGTGGGGCACCATGCGATCTTCACCGATACCAGCGGCCAGGACTGGATCCTCTATCACGGTATCGAACGCGACGACGCCTGGCTCGATGCCCCGGGTGGGGTGAACGAGCGGCCCACGTTCGTGGACAGACTGGACTGGATCGACGGCTGGCCGGTCGCGAGCGCCGGTGCCGGACCGACGGAGGGGTCGTTGACCGGACCGGTGACCGGATCGGCGCTCGGGATCGACCTGGGCGACCCGGCCGCGAACCAGGCCCTACGCGCCACCTCGGGGACTTGGGACGCCGCGGTCGAGGAACTCAACGACGCCGGCGGGGTCGGCGTGCTCGAACCGGCGGGCGAGCCCGCGAGCGTGGTCTCGAACCGTCCGACCCCGAGGGACGTGCGCGTGGAGGCCGACGTCCGATTCCTCGACGACGCCCAGACGTTCGCGGTGGGCCTCGCACAGGCCGGACGCAACGCGATCGCGGTCACCGTCGACCGGACCACCGGGGAACTCCGTGCGGAGGTGACGCAGGGCGCGCGCACCACGGTCGAGTCGGCCCCGCTGACGGACCTGTTCACCCCGGACGCCTTCACGTCGCTGACCGTCGAGGCGCGCGACGGCGTCCTGCGCGCGATCCTGTCCGAGAGCCGACTCGGCGACGTGCTCGCCGAGGTTGAGCTCGAGCTGCCGCGTGGCGCGCAGAAGCAGCGGCCCGTCGAGCTGGTGGCCACCGGTGGCGCCGTGCAGGTGGACAACCTGAGTGTGGTCGCGGCACACATCCCGGTGACCGAGCGGGTCGCCGAGCCGGAACCCGGCTCCGTGCTCTTCGCCGAGGAGTTCGAGGGTGACCTGCAGCCCGGCTGGGAGTGGGCGCGCCCCGCCTCTGGGACCACCGTGACGGCCAACGAGCTCCAGTGGCCGCTCGAGTCGGTCGACATCGTCGGCGAGGGCAACACGGGAGCCCTCCTGCTCCGGGACGCCCCGGAGGGCGAGTGGATCATGCAGACCCGCGTGACGCTCGACCTCGGAGTGGACACGATCCGCAACTACCAGCAGGCCGGGCTGATCGTGCACAACTCCGACGACGACTTCCTGCGCCTTGGCACGGTGGCGATCTGGAGCAGCCGGCAGGCGGAGTTCGGCAAGGAACTCGTCCAGGACGGGCGGTTCAACTGGGGCGCGCACCTCGGTGGGCCCGTCGCACCGACGATGTGGCTGCAGCTGCACCACACCGTCGATCCGGCCACCGGTGACCTGCTCTACCGCTCGGCCACGTCACGTGACGGACAGACGTGGCGATGGGGAGCGACGTGGACGCTGCCGGCCGGATCCGACCCCCGAATCGGGCTGTACGCCGGCGGTGGCGCCGCCCCGCCTGCGGTCGCCACGTTCGACTACGTCCGAGTGTTCGACGTCCGGTGA
- a CDS encoding protein kinase domain-containing protein: MSGTVPEIPGYQVAGPLGLGEPARVWSAREATARGGRAVAIRVSEPVGDDRARARRRRLGALGGLDHPGLARVLAVHERDDGRCAVVQELIDGPTLATVRAGRHGLDLAETLGLVAALADAVSVLHAAGVVHGDISPANILLRTPPLGQKDPAARPVRHRQRPDPPAGARALPDPGTGRPVLVDLLGGTGTDAGTEGFRAPEVGAGQEASAAADVFSIGAVARWAVADAERPALREIIGELTAGEPRRRPSLEDIRTRLAEHEVAPVRLPDARTLAGASLREHARREETVRRPVRRPRGRARHRRSRRWRVVACAAMLLGALVGTASLNGWGPVAADPQGSGEPDVTQGPTGRPGGSAAPGGSPATAVLAAVPALTAARDVALAAGDARALAAVSVPGSPAAAADADLLAALATAGLTLSGLATAVTDVELVSEPGDEAVVRAVLTQGEHRRTAAGDGGVATVAALPPRCLEFTLAFVEGDWLIADVAECAP, encoded by the coding sequence ATGAGCGGCACAGTGCCGGAGATCCCGGGTTACCAGGTGGCGGGACCGCTCGGACTCGGGGAGCCTGCGCGGGTGTGGTCGGCTCGCGAGGCAACGGCGCGCGGCGGGCGCGCGGTGGCGATCCGGGTGTCCGAACCGGTCGGCGACGATCGTGCACGTGCCCGACGGCGTCGGCTCGGTGCGCTCGGCGGTCTCGACCACCCCGGGCTGGCCCGGGTGCTCGCGGTGCACGAACGCGACGACGGCCGCTGTGCCGTGGTCCAGGAACTGATCGACGGCCCCACCCTGGCGACCGTGCGCGCCGGGCGGCACGGCCTGGACCTGGCCGAGACGCTCGGCCTGGTCGCCGCACTGGCCGACGCGGTGAGCGTGCTGCACGCCGCCGGGGTGGTGCACGGTGACATCTCACCCGCGAACATCCTGCTGAGAACGCCACCGCTGGGTCAGAAGGACCCGGCCGCGCGGCCGGTCCGGCACCGGCAACGTCCCGATCCGCCGGCCGGCGCACGAGCTCTGCCGGACCCCGGCACCGGCCGGCCGGTGCTGGTCGACCTGCTCGGCGGGACCGGAACCGACGCCGGCACGGAGGGGTTCCGTGCACCCGAGGTCGGGGCGGGGCAGGAGGCGTCCGCGGCGGCGGACGTCTTCAGCATCGGCGCGGTCGCCCGGTGGGCCGTGGCGGACGCCGAACGTCCGGCGCTGCGCGAGATCATCGGCGAGCTCACCGCGGGCGAACCGCGGCGGCGGCCATCCCTCGAGGACATCCGAACCCGGCTCGCCGAGCACGAGGTCGCTCCGGTGCGCCTGCCGGACGCGCGTACCCTGGCCGGCGCCAGCCTGCGGGAGCACGCCCGACGCGAGGAGACGGTCCGGCGGCCGGTCCGCCGCCCGCGCGGCCGGGCCCGGCACCGCCGATCCCGACGATGGCGGGTGGTCGCCTGCGCCGCGATGCTGCTCGGCGCACTCGTGGGCACCGCATCGCTCAACGGCTGGGGACCGGTCGCAGCGGATCCGCAGGGCTCCGGTGAGCCGGACGTGACCCAGGGTCCGACCGGCCGGCCCGGTGGGTCGGCGGCGCCAGGCGGGTCGCCCGCGACCGCCGTGCTAGCAGCGGTGCCGGCTCTCACCGCGGCGCGGGACGTGGCGCTGGCGGCGGGGGACGCACGGGCGCTGGCCGCGGTGAGCGTTCCCGGTTCGCCCGCCGCCGCAGCCGACGCCGACCTCCTCGCGGCGCTCGCGACGGCGGGACTCACGTTGTCCGGACTCGCGACCGCGGTGACCGACGTCGAACTGGTGAGCGAACCGGGGGACGAGGCCGTGGTGCGGGCCGTCCTGACCCAGGGTGAACACCGGCGTACCGCGGCCGGCGATGGCGGCGTGGCGACCGTTGCGGCACTCCCGCCGCGATGCCTGGAGTTCACGCTCGCCTTCGTCGAGGGGGACTGGCTGATCGCTGACGTGGCCGAATGCGCACCCTGA
- a CDS encoding NAD(P)/FAD-dependent oxidoreductase, with product MDHASQATRTRPRVVIIGSGFGGLFAARALRRADVDVSLIARTGHHLFQPLLYQVATGILSPGEIAPATREVLSRQRNTQVILGEVGDIDLDRRMVTASTLGRTHRHGYDHLIVAAGTDQSWFGNPQFAEFAPGLKSVDDALELRGRIFGAFELAELAAAQGRHEDVARLMTFVVVGAGATGVEMAGQLAELSGRTLRREFRHIDPAASRVILVDVAPAVLGAFHPRLQESSHAALQRIGIEVRLSTAVIGVDADGLDLEGPDGERTRVEAVTKVWAAGVAANPLAGHLADQVGLRVDRQGRIPVEADLTLPGHPEVHVIGDMIALDNLPGVAQVAIQGARHAAAEIRRTHRGEPTGRAFRYHDKGSMATISRFRAITQMGRIRLTGFVAWLAWLAVHLVYIIGFKSQVTTLLHWMISFVGRGRSERTVTEQQVFARRALERARR from the coding sequence ATGGACCACGCATCGCAGGCAACCAGGACCCGACCCCGGGTCGTCATCATCGGTTCGGGCTTCGGCGGGTTGTTCGCCGCACGCGCGCTCAGGCGCGCCGACGTGGACGTCTCGTTGATCGCGAGGACCGGTCACCACCTCTTCCAGCCGCTGCTCTACCAGGTCGCCACCGGCATCCTCTCGCCCGGCGAGATCGCCCCGGCGACCCGGGAGGTGCTGTCCCGGCAACGCAACACGCAGGTGATCCTCGGCGAGGTCGGCGACATCGACCTGGACCGGCGGATGGTCACGGCCAGCACCCTCGGGCGCACGCACCGCCACGGTTACGACCATCTGATCGTTGCGGCCGGCACCGACCAGTCCTGGTTCGGCAACCCGCAGTTCGCGGAGTTCGCACCGGGCCTGAAGAGCGTCGACGACGCGCTGGAGCTGCGCGGGCGCATCTTCGGCGCGTTCGAGCTTGCCGAGCTGGCCGCTGCGCAGGGCCGGCACGAGGACGTGGCACGACTGATGACGTTCGTGGTGGTCGGGGCCGGCGCCACCGGGGTGGAGATGGCCGGGCAGCTCGCCGAACTGTCCGGACGGACGCTACGCCGGGAGTTCCGGCACATCGACCCGGCGGCGTCCCGGGTGATCCTCGTCGATGTCGCCCCCGCCGTGCTCGGCGCGTTCCATCCGCGCCTGCAGGAGAGCTCGCATGCTGCGTTGCAACGGATCGGGATCGAGGTGCGGCTGTCCACCGCCGTGATCGGCGTCGACGCCGACGGTCTCGATCTCGAGGGGCCCGACGGCGAACGCACGCGGGTCGAGGCGGTCACCAAGGTCTGGGCGGCCGGTGTGGCGGCGAACCCGCTCGCCGGGCACCTCGCCGATCAGGTCGGCCTGCGGGTGGACCGGCAGGGCCGGATCCCGGTTGAGGCGGACCTGACCCTCCCCGGGCACCCGGAGGTCCACGTGATCGGGGACATGATCGCCCTGGACAACCTGCCCGGGGTGGCGCAGGTCGCCATCCAGGGGGCTCGGCACGCGGCCGCCGAGATCCGCAGGACCCACCGGGGGGAGCCGACCGGCCGTGCCTTCCGCTACCACGACAAGGGCAGCATGGCCACGATCTCCAGGTTCCGGGCGATCACCCAGATGGGACGGATCCGGCTCACCGGCTTCGTCGCCTGGCTGGCGTGGCTCGCCGTGCACCTGGTGTACATCATCGGATTCAAGTCCCAGGTGACGACGCTGCTGCACTGGATGATCAGCTTCGTCGGCCGCGGCCGGTCCGAACGGACCGTCACCGAGCAGCAGGTGTTCGCCCGCCGAGCACTGGAACGCGCCCGACGCTGA
- a CDS encoding TIGR01777 family oxidoreductase: MNTADRNAVVLAGASGLIGTALADALRAKGREVRVLVRREPRAPGEVRWDPDSGLLPDEVFDGVARVVNLGGSGVGERRWTPARKAHLISSRVAGTSLIATRISRRDEPIRLIQASAVGSYGDTGEAVVREDHPAGTTFLSGLCLSWEAATQPAVDAGLPVAVVRSGIVLSRTGGALGRLNLLLRFGVGGPMGSGRQWWPWITLADEVGAILHLLDSDVTGPVNLTAPEPARNADLVRTLAAALHRPAVVPVPAFALRIALGEFAGELLQSQRVLPGVLQADGFEFAHPSPQSAAQYLYG; the protein is encoded by the coding sequence ATGAACACTGCCGACAGGAACGCCGTGGTGCTGGCCGGGGCGTCCGGGCTGATCGGGACCGCGCTGGCCGACGCCCTGCGGGCAAAGGGCCGCGAGGTGCGGGTACTCGTGCGTCGCGAGCCACGGGCGCCGGGCGAGGTCCGGTGGGATCCGGACTCCGGGCTGTTGCCGGACGAGGTGTTCGACGGCGTCGCCCGGGTCGTGAACCTCGGTGGCTCCGGTGTGGGTGAGCGCCGCTGGACCCCGGCCCGCAAGGCGCACCTGATCAGTTCGCGGGTGGCGGGCACATCGCTGATCGCCACCCGGATCAGCAGGCGCGACGAGCCGATCCGGCTGATCCAGGCCTCCGCCGTCGGGTCCTACGGAGACACGGGCGAGGCCGTCGTCCGCGAGGACCACCCCGCCGGGACCACGTTCCTGTCGGGGCTCTGCCTCTCCTGGGAGGCGGCCACCCAGCCCGCCGTCGACGCCGGTCTGCCGGTCGCCGTGGTGCGCTCCGGGATCGTGCTCAGCCGCACCGGCGGCGCGCTCGGCCGGCTGAACCTCCTGCTGCGGTTCGGTGTGGGCGGCCCGATGGGATCGGGGCGGCAGTGGTGGCCGTGGATCACGCTCGCCGACGAGGTCGGCGCGATCCTGCACCTGCTCGACTCCGACGTCACCGGGCCGGTGAACCTGACCGCCCCCGAGCCGGCCCGCAACGCCGACCTCGTCCGCACTCTCGCGGCCGCGCTGCACCGGCCGGCCGTGGTGCCGGTGCCGGCGTTCGCGCTGCGCATCGCCCTCGGGGAGTTCGCCGGCGAGCTGCTGCAGTCGCAGCGGGTGCTGCCCGGGGTGCTGCAGGCGGATGGGTTCGAGTTCGCACACCCGAGCCCGCAGTCCGCAGCGCAGTACCTGTACGGCTGA
- a CDS encoding carbohydrate ABC transporter permease: MTNATRHARRNTLINGQQRPSPLFGVVKLLVFAVACALVLVPFVAIIATSLAPSAQVTNSGGMVLWPERLDITAYQAILSGGVVTRALGVSGIVTIVGAVLSLTVSSMLAYALTRSALPGRRLITMLLIFSLFFNPGIIPMYLAVQQFGLLDSLAALIVPTCLNAFNVIVLRAFFSNLPTDVLEAAEIDGASEFTMLARIVLPLSKAALAVIGLFYAVGYWNAFFSALLYINDPKLWPLQLVLRSYVTNDNQIGAADLASGILPAQVTLQMAILVVSIVPIVCVYPFLQRHFAKGALTGAVKG; the protein is encoded by the coding sequence ATGACGAACGCCACGCGCCACGCCCGGCGCAACACCCTCATCAATGGTCAGCAGCGGCCGTCACCCCTGTTCGGCGTCGTCAAGCTGCTCGTGTTCGCCGTCGCGTGTGCCCTCGTGCTGGTTCCGTTCGTCGCGATCATCGCGACGTCGCTGGCGCCCTCGGCACAGGTCACCAACTCCGGCGGGATGGTGCTCTGGCCCGAGCGTCTCGACATCACCGCCTACCAGGCGATCCTGTCGGGTGGCGTGGTCACCCGGGCCCTGGGAGTCAGCGGCATCGTCACGATCGTCGGCGCCGTGCTCTCGCTCACCGTCTCCTCCATGCTCGCCTACGCGCTGACCCGGTCCGCGCTGCCGGGGCGGCGGCTGATCACGATGCTGCTGATCTTCAGCCTGTTCTTCAACCCGGGCATCATTCCGATGTACCTCGCGGTGCAGCAGTTCGGTCTGCTCGACAGCCTTGCCGCACTCATCGTTCCCACCTGCCTGAACGCGTTCAACGTGATCGTGCTGCGCGCCTTCTTCAGCAACCTTCCGACGGATGTCCTGGAGGCGGCCGAGATCGACGGGGCCAGCGAGTTCACCATGCTGGCCCGCATCGTGCTGCCGTTGTCGAAGGCCGCCCTTGCCGTCATCGGGCTGTTCTACGCCGTCGGGTACTGGAACGCCTTCTTCTCCGCGCTGCTGTACATCAACGACCCCAAGCTGTGGCCGCTGCAACTGGTGCTGCGGTCCTACGTCACCAACGACAACCAGATCGGCGCCGCCGACCTCGCCTCCGGGATCCTCCCGGCCCAGGTGACCCTGCAGATGGCGATCCTCGTGGTCTCGATCGTGCCGATCGTGTGCGTCTACCCGTTCCTGCAGCGCCACTTCGCCAAGGGCGCTCTCACGGGAGCGGTCAAGGGTTGA